From Longimicrobium sp., a single genomic window includes:
- a CDS encoding DUF4397 domain-containing protein, translating into MLCAGTLLGLAACSDDSGVTNGGPPPPAALVRFVNTVTDTGTVDLRFVDKVESLPTMQGVAFRGASGLYQRVEPGARNARVFPTSTNVDLTQIRLVDTTVTFVADNRYTLVYAGRASGNQDRLAVIADDMVLPTPPANNIAFQVLHAATGVANVDVYITPAGAANNANPIGNAVAVVRNLAFLGKSAYVNVPVRPTTGENLYQFTVTAAGSTTPLFTARPNQPGALPPAGATYGPQPGVQISGSVMTAVLTSGSVPGTRQSVAATQTPNVVLLIDKVLNP; encoded by the coding sequence GTGCTTTGCGCAGGAACCCTGCTGGGGCTTGCCGCCTGCAGCGACGACAGCGGCGTGACCAACGGCGGTCCTCCGCCGCCGGCGGCCCTCGTCCGCTTCGTCAACACGGTGACCGACACCGGCACCGTGGACCTCCGCTTCGTGGACAAGGTGGAGAGCCTTCCCACGATGCAGGGTGTCGCCTTCCGCGGGGCGAGCGGCCTGTACCAGCGCGTGGAGCCGGGCGCCCGCAACGCCCGCGTCTTCCCCACCTCCACCAACGTCGACCTCACGCAGATCCGCCTGGTGGACACCACGGTGACCTTCGTGGCGGACAACCGGTACACGCTGGTGTACGCGGGCCGCGCGAGCGGGAACCAGGACCGCCTGGCGGTGATCGCCGACGACATGGTCCTTCCCACGCCTCCGGCCAACAACATCGCGTTCCAGGTGCTGCACGCCGCCACGGGTGTGGCCAACGTGGACGTGTACATCACGCCGGCCGGTGCGGCCAACAACGCCAACCCGATCGGCAACGCGGTGGCGGTGGTGCGCAACCTCGCGTTCCTGGGGAAGAGCGCCTACGTGAACGTGCCGGTGCGCCCCACCACGGGCGAGAACCTGTACCAGTTCACGGTGACGGCCGCCGGCTCCACCACGCCGCTCTTCACGGCGCGGCCGAACCAGCCGGGCGCGCTGCCCCCCGCGGGCGCCACGTACGGCCCGCAGCCCGGGGTGCAGATCAGCGGCTCGGTGATGACCGCCGTGCTCACGAGCGGCTCGGTTCCGGGCACCCGCCAGTCGGTCGCCGCGACGCAGACGCCCAACGTGGTGCTGCTGATCGACAAGGTGCTGAATCCGTAA